In Bacteroidales bacterium, one genomic interval encodes:
- the cysK gene encoding cysteine synthase A has protein sequence MLVNKITQLIGNTPLLHAREYEKNVMAGANIFVKLEYFNPAGSVKDRAAFFMVEDAEKRGVLKPGATIIEPTSGNTGVGLALVATVKGYKLILTMPESMSVERRKLLAARGAIIELTPASAGMKGAVERAKELQSQIDGAVILQQFDNLSNAEAHYQTTANEIWNDLNGNVDIFVAGVGTGGTISGNGKRLKELNPNVKIVAVEPAESALLSGNNAGPHKIQGIGANFIPLLYNSEVVDEVIPVSGEDAYAASRLISATEGVLVGISSGAALYAASLLASRSENRGKNIVVILPDTGERYLSTDLF, from the coding sequence ATGTTGGTAAACAAGATTACACAACTTATAGGCAATACACCTTTGCTTCACGCAAGAGAGTACGAAAAGAACGTTATGGCTGGTGCTAATATATTTGTTAAATTAGAGTATTTTAATCCAGCGGGAAGCGTAAAAGATAGAGCTGCTTTTTTTATGGTGGAGGATGCTGAGAAAAGAGGCGTTCTAAAACCTGGGGCTACTATTATTGAACCTACAAGTGGCAATACAGGTGTTGGGTTGGCTCTTGTTGCAACGGTAAAGGGATATAAACTTATACTTACTATGCCCGAGAGTATGAGTGTTGAACGCCGTAAACTTCTTGCTGCACGAGGAGCTATAATTGAACTTACTCCAGCGAGTGCAGGTATGAAAGGAGCTGTTGAGAGAGCAAAAGAGTTACAATCTCAAATTGATGGAGCTGTTATTCTTCAACAATTCGACAACCTGTCAAATGCTGAAGCGCACTACCAAACTACGGCAAACGAGATATGGAACGACCTTAATGGTAATGTAGATATTTTTGTTGCAGGAGTTGGCACTGGTGGTACAATAAGCGGTAATGGCAAACGTCTTAAAGAGCTTAATCCAAATGTAAAGATTGTTGCGGTAGAGCCTGCCGAAAGTGCTTTATTGAGTGGTAATAATGCAGGACCTCATAAAATACAGGGAATAGGGGCAAACTTTATTCCTTTACTTTACAATAGCGAGGTTGTTGATGAAGTTATTCCTGTTAGTGGAGAAGATGCATACGCTGCATCACGCTTAATATCTGCAACAGAAGGTGTATTAGTTGGCATATCGTCAGGAGCAGCACTCTATGCTGCCTCGCTTCTTGCATCCCGCTCCGAGAATAGAGGTAAAAACATAGTTGTAATTCTTCCCGATACAGGAGAGCGTTATCTATCGACAGACCTGTTTTAG
- a CDS encoding glutamine synthetase, protein MDKELALNANALVSYLGKPAKEFTKEDIIRYIDENGIQMINFMYPAGDGRLKTLNFVINNMAYLDAILTCGERVDGSSLFPFIEAGSSDLYVIPRFKTAFLDPFAEIPTLSMLCSYFNKDGEPLESSPENTLEKACKAFNEVTGMEFQAMGELEYYVIAPDEEAFPATDQKGYHESAPYAKFNEFRTRCMAYIAQAGGQIKYGHSEVGNFSIDGMVYEQNEIEFLPVRAQDAADQLMVAKWIIRNLAYQMGYDITFAPKITTGKAGSGLHIHMRIVKDGQNQMLDNGILSATARKAIAGMMVLAPSITAFGNTNPTSYFRLVPHQEAPTNICWGDRNRSVLVRVPLGWAAKTDMCKIANPLESLSNYDTSQKQTVEMRSPDGSADIYQLLAGLAVACRYGFEIDNGLEIAEKTYVNVNIHKEENADKLNSLEQLPDSCIASAECLAKQREIFEKHNVFSPAMIDGIIKKLSSYNDRTLRAELDGNQAAMLELVRKYFHCG, encoded by the coding sequence ATGGATAAAGAACTTGCTTTAAATGCAAATGCCCTTGTTTCTTATTTAGGGAAACCGGCAAAAGAGTTTACCAAAGAAGATATTATACGTTACATTGATGAAAATGGAATACAAATGATTAACTTTATGTATCCCGCAGGAGATGGACGTCTAAAGACTTTAAACTTTGTAATTAACAATATGGCATATCTCGATGCTATTTTAACATGCGGTGAGCGTGTTGATGGTTCGAGTCTATTCCCCTTTATTGAGGCAGGAAGCAGCGACTTGTATGTAATACCTCGTTTTAAAACTGCTTTCTTGGATCCCTTTGCAGAGATACCAACCCTCTCAATGTTGTGTTCATACTTCAATAAAGATGGTGAGCCACTTGAAAGTTCTCCAGAGAATACTCTTGAAAAAGCTTGCAAAGCATTTAATGAAGTTACAGGTATGGAGTTTCAAGCAATGGGAGAGCTGGAGTATTATGTCATAGCTCCTGATGAAGAAGCATTCCCTGCAACCGACCAAAAAGGTTATCACGAGTCAGCGCCATACGCTAAATTTAACGAGTTCCGCACTCGCTGTATGGCATATATAGCACAAGCAGGAGGTCAAATAAAGTACGGACACTCTGAGGTTGGAAATTTCAGTATTGACGGAATGGTGTATGAACAAAACGAAATAGAATTCCTCCCTGTAAGAGCGCAAGATGCAGCCGACCAACTTATGGTTGCAAAATGGATAATCCGTAACCTTGCATACCAAATGGGATACGATATAACATTTGCCCCAAAAATAACAACAGGCAAAGCAGGCTCAGGATTACACATTCATATGCGCATTGTAAAAGATGGACAAAACCAAATGCTTGATAATGGTATCCTTTCAGCAACAGCACGTAAAGCCATTGCAGGAATGATGGTATTAGCTCCTTCAATAACTGCATTTGGCAATACCAATCCAACATCATACTTCCGTTTAGTACCTCACCAAGAGGCTCCAACAAACATCTGCTGGGGAGATAGAAATCGCTCGGTATTGGTGCGTGTTCCACTTGGATGGGCAGCAAAAACCGACATGTGTAAAATTGCCAATCCATTAGAGAGTCTAAGCAACTATGATACATCTCAAAAACAAACAGTAGAGATGCGTTCTCCCGATGGCTCTGCTGACATATACCAACTTTTGGCAGGTCTTGCCGTAGCATGTCGCTATGGATTTGAAATAGATAATGGTTTAGAGATTGCAGAAAAGACATACGTTAATGTAAATATTCACAAAGAGGAGAATGCCGATAAACTAAATTCATTAGAGCAACTACCAGATAGCTGTATAGCATCGGCAGAATGCTTGGCAAAACAACGTGAAATATTTGAGAAACACAATGTATTCAGTCCTGCAATGATTGATGGAATTATAAAGAAACTATCATCATATAACGACCGCACATTACGTGCCGAATTAGACGGAAATCAAGCAGCAATGCTCGAACTTGTACGCAAATATTTCCACTGCGGATAA